Within Thermococcus celer Vu 13 = JCM 8558, the genomic segment AGGTAGCCCTCCTCCTCGGCGAGCTCGGCGTAGTGGGTGAGCATCCTGAACTCTCCGTGGGCCGGGACGATGTTCTCCGGGTTCAGCATCCTCACGAGGTAGCGGTGGTCCTCCCTGCTGGCGTGTCCCGAGACGTGGAGGTCCTTTATCATCCTCACGCCCTTCATCCTGAGCTTGGTCTCGAGAACGTAGCGCTGGGCCCTGTTGAGCGGGTTGGGTATCGTCCCCGCGGAGAAGACGACCGTGTCGCGCTTGCCGATGTCGTAGAGCTCGCCGTTGGCCATCCTGGTCAGGACCGCCCCGGGCTCGCCCTGATGGCCCGTGACTATGAGCAGGTAGTTCTCCCTCGCCCCGGAGACCTCCTTGAGAACCTTCCTGACGGCGTTGGGACTCCTCACCGCCCTCGCGCCCTTCATCTTTATGAGGCCGAGCTGTTTGGCTATCCCGGTGTACTTGGCGAGGGAGCGGCCCACCAGAACGGCCTGTCTGCCCATTTTGTTGGCTATCCGGATGAGCTCCTGAAGGCGGGCTATGTGGCTGGCGAAGGTCGTCGCTATCAGACCGTCCTCGTCCATCCCCTCGTAGAGGAAGAAGTCCTCGAGGAGCATCTGGGCGACGGCCTCACTCGGCGTCTTCGTCGGCTCCGCGACCCTCGTGGATTCGGGTATGAGGACCTTCACGCCCTCCTGCCCGAGCTCCTTCAACCTTTTGTAGTCGGGCCTCTCGCCGAGGGGGTTGTTGTTGTCGAACTTGAAGTCGCCGGTGTGAACCACGGCCCCCTCCGGCGTGTGGACGACCACCATGGCCGCCTGGGGAATCGAATGGGTGCTTCTAACGAACTCTATCGCCAGGTTCTCACTCACCTGGACTATCTCGCCGTAATCCGTCTCGTACATCGGGTTCTTGACCTCGAAGTACTGCTCGCTCTTGACCTCGCCCTTGGCCAGCTTTATCGTGTAGGGCGTGCCGTATATCGGGACGTCCGGGTAGTGGGGCGCCAGCTTGGCGACGGCCCCGATGTGGTCGAGGTGGCCGTGGGTGAAGGTGATGGCGACAACCTTCTTGTTCCTTATGGAAGAATCGTCGGGAATCGCGCCGAGCCTTTGAAGTTCCTTCGTGGGAAACTGCTGAATGTTGACGTCCTCGTGGATGAGAACGCGGTCGAGCCTTATTCCCATGTCGATTATAACGACCTCTCCGTTGTATTCCACCGCGGTCATGTTCTTGCCGACTTCCTCGTAACCGCTAACCGTATGGATCTTTATCATGCATATTCCTCCTTACGCCCCCAGGCCTCTAAGAGGCGTGGGGCTGCGTTGGTCTTAGTTGTCGCGAGGGTTTAAAAAGGTGTGCATTTCGGGTTTCCTGCTGAGATACCATATTATCGGAATGCCCAGTTCCCACCGCAACGGCCATCGTGAACGGATTCCACGTAACCGCGAGACCCTCAATGAGACTCAAAAGAAGTCC encodes:
- a CDS encoding RNase J family beta-CASP ribonuclease → MIKIHTVSGYEEVGKNMTAVEYNGEVVIIDMGIRLDRVLIHEDVNIQQFPTKELQRLGAIPDDSSIRNKKVVAITFTHGHLDHIGAVAKLAPHYPDVPIYGTPYTIKLAKGEVKSEQYFEVKNPMYETDYGEIVQVSENLAIEFVRSTHSIPQAAMVVVHTPEGAVVHTGDFKFDNNNPLGERPDYKRLKELGQEGVKVLIPESTRVAEPTKTPSEAVAQMLLEDFFLYEGMDEDGLIATTFASHIARLQELIRIANKMGRQAVLVGRSLAKYTGIAKQLGLIKMKGARAVRSPNAVRKVLKEVSGARENYLLIVTGHQGEPGAVLTRMANGELYDIGKRDTVVFSAGTIPNPLNRAQRYVLETKLRMKGVRMIKDLHVSGHASREDHRYLVRMLNPENIVPAHGEFRMLTHYAELAEEEGYLIGRDVFVSRNGYTVEIG